In the Quercus lobata isolate SW786 chromosome 5, ValleyOak3.0 Primary Assembly, whole genome shotgun sequence genome, one interval contains:
- the LOC115989752 gene encoding protein THYLAKOID ASSEMBLY 8, chloroplastic-like, producing MASSTLHQSLAFLLKPVNPIYTTRPRPTTTTTYVAIRCGPRSNRGPLMKGRILSIEAINAIQTLKRAHKSSSSTTPDYSPLLSRLIKSDLLATLRELLRQDHCALALHAFSAVRSEYHNPDLSLYADVAAALARNRMVEDLDRLICDLETDCGRGGIQCDDKGLIRLIKAVIGADRRESTVRIYEMMKRSGWGSTFEADEYVVKVLSKGLRRLGEESLAVEVKGLSRSNLEKLRV from the coding sequence ATGGCTTCTTCCACTCTTCACCAAAGCCTTGCCTTCCTCCTCAAACCCGTTAACCCAATTTACACCACCAGACCCAGACCCACAACCACTACCACCTACGTTGCCATACGCTGCGGTCCGCGCTCCAACCGCGGGCCCCTCATGAAAGGCCGCATCCTAAGCATCGAAGCCATCAACGCCATCCAAACCCTCAAGCGAGCTCACAagtcctcctcctccaccacacCCGATTACTCCCCACTCCTCTCCCGCCTCATCAAATCCGACCTCCTCGCTACCCTACGCGAGCTCCTACGCCAAGACCACTGCGCCCTCGCTCTCCACGCCTTCTCCGCCGTCCGATCTGAATACCACAACCCGGACTTGTCCCTCTACGCCGACGTGGCCGCCGCTCTCGCCAGGAACAGGATGGTGGAAGATCTCGACCGTCTGATCTGTGACTTGGAGACAGATTGTGGCCGGGGTGGGATCCAGTGTGACGACAAGGGGCTCATCAGGTTGATCAAGGCGGTGATTGGTGCTGATAGGAGGGAATCGACGGTCAGGATTTACGAGATGATGAAGAGGAGTGGGTGGGGGTCCACTTTTGAGGCGGATGAGTATGTGGTTAAGGTTTTGAGTAAAGGGTTGAGGAGGCTTGGGGAAGAGAGTTTGGCTGTTGAGGTTAAGGGGCTCTCTAGGAGCAATTTGGAGAAATTGAGAGTGTAG